The genomic segment GCCCGAGTCCAAGCCCCTCCTCCTCCTCGTGGATTCGGTGAAGATGGCCGAGTCCCTCGCCCTGGAGGTGCCCGACCTGGCGCGACGGCTGATGGTCAGCTGCTGGCCGGGACCGCTGACGCTGGTCCTGCGCGCTGCGCCGGAGCTCCCGACCGAGCTCACCGCCGGCACGGGGACAGTCGGGATGCGGATGCCGGCCCACGCCGTCGCGCTCGCCCTGGTTCGCGCCTGCGGCGTGCCGGTGACGGCGCCCAGCGCGAACCCGAGCGGGGCGGAGCCGCCGACCACGGCGGACGGCGTCAGGCGCTACTTCGAGGGACGGATCGACCTGATCCTGGACGGCGGGCCAACACGGGGAGGCCGGCCATCCACGATCCTTGACGTCTCGGTCTCACCGCCACGACTCGTCCGCGCGGG from the Candidatus Rokuibacteriota bacterium genome contains:
- a CDS encoding threonylcarbamoyl-AMP synthase, with protein sequence MAFPTETFYGLGASALDGAAVARVFEVKGRPESKPLLLLVDSVKMAESLALEVPDLARRLMVSCWPGPLTLVLRAAPELPTELTAGTGTVGMRMPAHAVALALVRACGVPVTAPSANPSGAEPPTTADGVRRYFEGRIDLILDGGPTRGGRPSTILDVSVSPPRLVRAGALDISTVIRGAG